In a genomic window of Sutcliffiella sp. FSL R7-0096:
- a CDS encoding gas vesicle protein K, whose translation MQPANPTSGRINLDPDKAEHGLAQLVLTVVELLRQIVERHAMRRVEGGTLTDDQIEDLGEALMNLEEKMEELKDIFGLDADDLNLDLGPLGSLL comes from the coding sequence ATGCAACCGGCCAACCCGACAAGTGGAAGAATTAATTTGGATCCTGATAAAGCAGAACATGGATTAGCTCAACTTGTCCTTACTGTGGTGGAACTTCTGAGACAAATCGTGGAACGCCATGCCATGCGACGCGTGGAAGGCGGAACGCTGACCGATGACCAGATTGAAGATTTAGGCGAAGCTTTGATGAATCTGGAAGAAAAGATGGAAGAACTAAAAGATATTTTCGGCCTTGATGCAGACGACTTGAATCTGGACCTAGGACCACTAGGAAGCTTGCTATAA
- a CDS encoding gas vesicle protein gives MSHRESIENKDIALIDILDVILDKGVAIKADLVISIAGVDLVYLDLRVLIASVESLVQAKQGNGKTVSSIEFDNQREGLIHATGQPDKWKN, from the coding sequence ATGTCCCATAGAGAATCGATAGAAAATAAGGATATAGCTTTAATAGATATTTTAGACGTCATACTTGATAAAGGTGTGGCAATAAAAGCGGATTTAGTCATTTCCATAGCGGGTGTTGATCTTGTTTACTTGGATCTTCGTGTCTTGATTGCATCTGTAGAATCCCTTGTACAGGCAAAGCAGGGAAATGGCAAAACGGTATCTTCCATAGAATTTGATAACCAAAGGGAGGGATTAATACATGCAACCGGCCAACCCGACAAGTGGAAGAATTAA